One Gadus morhua chromosome 23, gadMor3.0, whole genome shotgun sequence DNA segment encodes these proteins:
- the LOC115537432 gene encoding uncharacterized protein LOC115537432 isoform X2: MSSCCCLNSPCPVRTPPNPFGATAHRAGEGKQLVPSTAEEVVDYLEYATSRTEMDVALLREQYRLTKENKMRQNRVVVFRRATPDPWHDHLALHRCPSTPPVVTLSPPAQTSTAAGSHWPPPHRRHSEAGSFKPKNKVERYVDSAAGLKGSCPNISSKDPLSGCVHMAGARQLDGFLKIAPREEGGGESLTGTSEGFSFEGSFTSLEESYTPPGCSLTPSACSSVADPYETEDYDKPLEGSHGGYGLACPVVGRLAAPVPTPNRSQSFGVQPLRPTLVPDQHHYSTYYPFPNRRSIKKSEAAKKLGMYSSF, translated from the exons ATGTCCTCATGCTGCTGTCTGAACTCTCCTTGCCCCGTGAGAACACCACCAAACCCCTTCGGAGCAACAGCGCATAGAGCAGGCGAAGGGAAGCAGCTCGTCCCGTCCACTGCCGAAGAAGTGGTCGATTATCTGGAATACGCAACAAGCCGGACTGAAATGGACGTAGCCTTACTCAGAGAGCAGTACAGATTGACCAAAGAGAACAAGATGAGGCAGAACCGGGTGGTCGTGTTCAGAAGAG cgacccctgacccctggcaCGATCACTTGGCCCTCCACCGGTGCCCTAGCACCCCTCCTGTGGTCACACTATCACCCCCGGCACAGACCAGCACCGCCGCTGGTTCCCATTGGCCTCCACCACACAG GAGGCACTCCGAGGCGGGGAGCTTTAAGCCGAAGAACAAAGTTGAAAGATATGTTGACTCTGCAGCGGGTTTAAAGGGCAGCTGCCCCAACATCTCCTCAAAGGATCCGCTCTCTGGCTGCGTCCACATGGCAGGAGCCCGTCAGCTGGACGGTTTCCTCAAGATTGCTCCCAGAGAAGAGGGCGGAGGTGAGTCCCTCACTGGCACCTCGGAGGGCTTCTCCTTTGAAGGCTCTTTCACAAGTTTGGAAGAGAGTTACACCCCTCCTGGTTGCTCCCTCACGCCCTCAGCCTGCAGTTCAGTCGCTGATCCATATGAAACCGAGGATTATGACAAGCCACTGGAGGGTAGCCATGGTGGCTACGGCCTAGCGTGTCCTGTGGTCGGGAGGCTTGCTGCGCCTGTGCCAACCCCCAACCGAAGCCAGAGTTTTGGGGTGCAACCACTACGACCTACCCTTGTTCCTGATCAACACCATTACTCCACCTACTATCCTTTCCCCAACAGGAGGTCCATAAAAAAGTCTGAGGCAGCCAAGAAACTGGGCATGTATTCCAGCTTTTAA
- the LOC115537432 gene encoding uncharacterized protein LOC115537432 isoform X1, whose amino-acid sequence MSSCCCLNSPCPVRTPPNPFGATAHRAGEGKQLVPSTAEEVVDYLEYATSRTEMDVALLREQYRLTKENKMRQNRVVVFRRVSEDLTEAMRIIPVAQGLSSSLWLTNSNRPPDLTLLSVDPTPATPDPWHDHLALHRCPSTPPVVTLSPPAQTSTAAGSHWPPPHRRHSEAGSFKPKNKVERYVDSAAGLKGSCPNISSKDPLSGCVHMAGARQLDGFLKIAPREEGGGESLTGTSEGFSFEGSFTSLEESYTPPGCSLTPSACSSVADPYETEDYDKPLEGSHGGYGLACPVVGRLAAPVPTPNRSQSFGVQPLRPTLVPDQHHYSTYYPFPNRRSIKKSEAAKKLGMYSSF is encoded by the exons ATGTCCTCATGCTGCTGTCTGAACTCTCCTTGCCCCGTGAGAACACCACCAAACCCCTTCGGAGCAACAGCGCATAGAGCAGGCGAAGGGAAGCAGCTCGTCCCGTCCACTGCCGAAGAAGTGGTCGATTATCTGGAATACGCAACAAGCCGGACTGAAATGGACGTAGCCTTACTCAGAGAGCAGTACAGATTGACCAAAGAGAACAAGATGAGGCAGAACCGGGTGGTCGTGTTCAGAAGAG TTTCAGAGGACCTCACTGAGGCCATGCGCATTATCCCCGTTGCGCAGGGTTTGTCCTCTTCACTGTGGTTAACCAACAGCAACAGGCCACCGGACTTGACCCTACTGTCTGTTGACCCAACTCcagcgacccctgacccctggcaCGATCACTTGGCCCTCCACCGGTGCCCTAGCACCCCTCCTGTGGTCACACTATCACCCCCGGCACAGACCAGCACCGCCGCTGGTTCCCATTGGCCTCCACCACACAG GAGGCACTCCGAGGCGGGGAGCTTTAAGCCGAAGAACAAAGTTGAAAGATATGTTGACTCTGCAGCGGGTTTAAAGGGCAGCTGCCCCAACATCTCCTCAAAGGATCCGCTCTCTGGCTGCGTCCACATGGCAGGAGCCCGTCAGCTGGACGGTTTCCTCAAGATTGCTCCCAGAGAAGAGGGCGGAGGTGAGTCCCTCACTGGCACCTCGGAGGGCTTCTCCTTTGAAGGCTCTTTCACAAGTTTGGAAGAGAGTTACACCCCTCCTGGTTGCTCCCTCACGCCCTCAGCCTGCAGTTCAGTCGCTGATCCATATGAAACCGAGGATTATGACAAGCCACTGGAGGGTAGCCATGGTGGCTACGGCCTAGCGTGTCCTGTGGTCGGGAGGCTTGCTGCGCCTGTGCCAACCCCCAACCGAAGCCAGAGTTTTGGGGTGCAACCACTACGACCTACCCTTGTTCCTGATCAACACCATTACTCCACCTACTATCCTTTCCCCAACAGGAGGTCCATAAAAAAGTCTGAGGCAGCCAAGAAACTGGGCATGTATTCCAGCTTTTAA